Proteins encoded in a region of the Thiohalorhabdus denitrificans genome:
- a CDS encoding crotonase/enoyl-CoA hydratase family protein, translating into MSNLFQFPEASHVYQQSEVELDRELGVATLNMAPQPRPAFTPELLADIEAFQKEVAHRVRQQPQRRSPDIRYMVLASNLDGIYNFGGDLSRFLSLIRAGDREGLLGYALACVRAGHRFSVGMDLPLTSLALVEGRAQGGGLEAALSCNVVIAEKGTQMGFPEVLFNLFPGMGAYSYLSRRIAPSLAERMILSGRLYEAEELYEMGVVDVLAEPGQGREKLVEYIAEAEKHSSVHGLLRRIHSSHNRVPFEELRDITELWVDSALGLGERELRTMERLVRAQDRRTGQKLSRAE; encoded by the coding sequence ATGAGCAATCTGTTCCAATTCCCCGAAGCCAGCCACGTGTATCAGCAGTCGGAGGTCGAGCTTGACCGCGAGCTGGGGGTGGCAACTTTGAACATGGCCCCGCAACCCCGTCCTGCCTTCACCCCCGAACTGCTCGCAGATATCGAGGCCTTCCAGAAAGAGGTTGCGCACCGGGTGCGGCAGCAGCCGCAGAGGCGCTCCCCGGACATCCGCTACATGGTGCTGGCCTCCAATCTGGACGGAATCTACAACTTCGGGGGTGATCTGTCCCGCTTCCTCTCCCTGATCCGGGCCGGAGACCGAGAGGGCCTGCTGGGTTACGCCTTGGCCTGCGTTCGGGCCGGGCACCGGTTCTCGGTGGGAATGGACCTACCCCTTACCAGTCTGGCGCTGGTGGAAGGGCGGGCCCAGGGTGGCGGCTTGGAGGCGGCCCTTTCCTGCAACGTGGTAATCGCGGAGAAGGGAACCCAAATGGGCTTCCCCGAGGTGCTGTTCAACCTGTTTCCGGGCATGGGAGCCTACAGCTACCTTTCCAGGCGGATTGCGCCCTCCCTGGCCGAGCGCATGATCCTGTCGGGCCGGCTTTATGAAGCCGAGGAGCTTTACGAGATGGGGGTGGTGGATGTACTCGCCGAGCCCGGGCAGGGGCGCGAGAAGCTCGTCGAGTACATTGCCGAGGCGGAAAAGCACAGTTCCGTGCACGGGCTCCTGCGGCGCATCCACTCCTCCCACAACCGGGTACCCTTCGAGGAGCTGCGGGACATCACCGAACTCTGGGTCGACTCGGCTTTGGGGCTGGGGGAACGCGAGCTCCGGACCATGGAGCGCTTGGTGCGGGCTCAGGATCGGCGGACGGGTCAGAAGCTCTCCCGGGCCGAGTGA